The window AAAACATGTATTGATCAGAAAAGAGGTGGTTatgtattaacctcttcagtactgggacgcatttttacctttagttttgtgtatgattagacgattttattgacatcaggaaggatcaatgaaggtcagaagattaatggccagagtcttcactagtttaatctcccacataagtttctgaagctgtataaaatcaccaaaaagaaacagaatgaataagaaaacgcgtcctggtactaaagtGATTAAGATGCAAGTTTTATGATGTACTGATTGAAGGATGAGTGTCGCCCCGCTTCCCTGCCACGCCTTGCAGGGATTTAAAGACCCCAGCATCCTTGATCTCCACCTTGCCACACGTCTCTTCCCACCATAAAAGTTAATTTTGCACGACATAGActttaattaatgttttcttcttctcctcctcctatttcttctccttctccttcatcttctttttctccttctggtATACTGTGGTCGTTCTATACCGGCTGTTTAGGTGCTGACCCTGGGCTTCACCGGAATTCCCTCACTACTGCCACCTCTCCTTACACATCAGAAAACGGACAAGAGAATGGAATAAAGTAGAAGGATTGTGTACTGCGCGTAGTGCAGAGAATACTGGTCTGCTtctggaagaggaaagacaggaaaagacacGAATAATTGATGAATAAATTATAAGTCACTGACAATTACCACGGATCCATTTCAGTTACTCTACGAAGTGATGTCATAAGTGTACAAAAATTATCGCATCAGAAGTTAGCAATAGACATCTAGAACTTCCTCCAGTCACAgctcttgttcttgatctttccTGAGCTCTTCATATGAAACATGGTCAAGAGTATATATAAATTTATCTCTATACAATTTCTAGACATGAATTTCACTGGACTGGGTGACATAACTTCTTGGGACAACTGGGCATGCATCAGTTTACAAAGGCACAAACAACAGACTGTCTTGCAATATTGGTGCAGAAACTAATATAcgagacgaagaaaaataaagaaaaggagaaaacattgtgagaaaaagaaaaaggagaaaaaaaaatggactcgCCACATGTTCCTCTACTTACTTCATTTCACACTACTATgaatcatgaagaaaagaatgaagtttgtcaagaggaagtggaagattaTGAGAGGAAATGACGGTAGGTATGGGAGGATACACACGGCTCGCCAGGCATTACTCAGAGTGAAGGCCGCCAGAACAGCAGCAGGATGAGGGCAGCCGCAACAAGTCAGCCGGTAAGGCATTTGAGACTATTTTAACAACAGCAGCGGAGTGTTATCATGAGTCAAGTAACATTATGCACTTCcatgtcattatttttattattattattacaataactattattattattatcattattattatattacttcaTTTTTAGCGTTTTTTTTACTAATGAGAAGTCCTTTGATCTGCTGGATATACTATGACAAAACCTTACAATTGAAGGATTCTTGGACTGAAAGAGTTAACACTGCAATGAAGCGCGTAACACAGTGGAAGTGAGCTTGTCATCTTATTGAAATTCACCATGGCTGTACTAACACACCTAGACACACCCTGAGAAGCGAGCACACAGCGAAGTGAATGCCATGGTGTGGAGGAAGGCCCCGCCACTCAAACAATTCATATTTTGCTAATTAAGCTTGAAACAAAGTCGAAAGCacgtaaatatataaacaaaatcatgAGATAAGAAAGATACACAAAAATCTTGATCACTGCGatggccgggaatcgaacccgggtcaACTGCTTGGAAGGCAGCTATGCTCACCACTATACCACCATCGCACAGGAAACTCTCTCTAAACATGTTTGTCGTgcatctccactactttcaaaaggctgtgAATGAAACCATATTTTTAAGGATGTCtctttttacggttttagtcaCTGGTTAACAGAAACACTTGAGAAACCATCTAATCGTCTCTATAATgcatgattttttatttatttttttctcccaaaGATGAAGCTTTGTTATGTTATGTCATATATACATGCAAAATGGTGGGGACGTGTACTTATAACCTGCtaccagaagaaaaagaagtaaacacGAATTGAAGTCTATTTTTATGCATAATTAAGTGTCATGGTGGGAAGAGACGTGGAGGCAAGGTGAAGATCAAGAATGCTGGGGTCTTTCAATCCCTGCAAGGTGTGGGAGGTGAGCGGGGCGACACTCCACACTCCCTTAGTACATCATACACTTTGCATCTAAACacttcactatctccttcctgaTTAACGCACGCTTCACTCATTACTCATGTACttgcttcctttatcttttctcgtCCTATCTTTTACGTTCTTCACTAACGCCTGGCTTAACTCCATTTTTCATGTCTTCCCTTGCTATGTttcttatgttatgttatgttatcctCTCACGTTCATTATCAACTCCTAGGCATCTTACTTAACCTCCTATagtatttcttccattttcttctttcttccacttcacTCCGTTGATCCATTACCAttaaatcactcactcactcgcttaaTTTCtcgttctctcactcactcattcagtcaAACAATCCCAgttctcttccctcatcctttcACACGACGTAAGGTTTGGTTCCGAGTCTCCCTTAGTGTTTCTTTACCAGTGATTCTCTCGCATAGAAAACAGTATTTTGAACTTTCACGTACAACACAAGGCAATTAATATGTTAAGAAACCCACCGTGTGTTGCAACAGGCGTGAGTCAGCGTGAGTTGAGTGGGTCGTGAAGTGTGTATGCGTTTTAACGTAAACTGTTGTgtatttcctccatcccttgcgTCTCCTTCCGCCTCACCTGCCTGCGCTACACTCTTACTTCACTCATCATCTGGTTaagccacctgtgtgtgtgtgtgtgtgtgtgtgtgtgtgtgtgtgtgtgtgtgtgtgtgtgtgtgtgtgtgtgtgtgtgtgtgtgtgtgtgtgtgtgtgtgtgagcgcgcgaaTGAGTAACAATCTCTTCAAGCACTTCACATTAGGTGCACGCAACACTGCTCTCATCCAAGCACGTCTTaagtaatgaaaatatagaGTACATGAACACATAAACACTTCCTCTCAGCCCCCCACGAGGCGCCCCATAGCCCATTGCCAGACACAGCCAGCCGCTATAGAGTCACTCCACAAGCCACGCTCACCCTGGCCACGGGACGCTGAAGACTGTCAAAACACACTCTTACTTGCTTCAGCGGGCAGCCAAGAGCGTCGCAGCGCAGGCAcggtaggagagagggagggagggttggaGGGGCAGCGAGACACCTTGAAGGAACTGCGTCAGGGCGGCGGCAGAGGTGGAACTGGGACGCGAGGGTGGGTAATGCTGCGCTCAGGTGTGCTGGcgagtgggaggagaggggggcgTGGCTGGCTCAGGTGTGGAGGAGCGCGTCACAGCACTTGGTGGGGtaatgggaagggaggaaggggaggggagaggtggggatGGGTGGACGTGGGAGTGTTTCTGGCTATACTACGAGGccggaacagacagacagacagacagacagacagacagacagacagacagacagacagacagacacacacacacacacacacacacacacacacacacacacacacacacacacacacaggtccgaATCGAGAGGCCAAGCTGCATTTGTTTATCCCAGGAGCAGGGCAGCGACCTGCTGCCACCAGTCACCACGCCGTggtgagtaaaggaaaacaatgatgtAATTGAAAAGCAAATCATTCCAACTGATTTGcagaagataggaggaggaggaggaggaggaggaggaggagggaggaggaggaggaggaggaggaggacgaggaagaggaagaggacgaggacgaggacgaggacgaggacgaggacgaggacgatgaggatgaggaggaggagaaggaggaggaggatgagggtgaggaggaggaggaggaggaggaggaggaggaggaggaggaggaggaggaggaggaggaggaggagaggaggagggtgccaGTTTAGGAAAGTCGGAGGAGGGAATATCcagctctttcctcctccccccttttcctcctcttcctcctccaactgttcctccttccctgcacGTGGAGTTTACGTCGCCCAAATAAGCAACAGCCgccagggaagggaggaagacggGAAGAAGCTGGGGGCGGCAACCCTTCCACCATGGCCCTGATAGTGACCCGTGCCACCCCACACCGACCCAGGCAGCGCCgtgaggaggaaagagcgaGGCGGGGAAAGCAACAGGAGGGAACAGTATTATAGCAAGACTGACACACTGTAAAGGCAAAATAATTACTCAAGTATTGTCTTtaagaaaattacttaatgatatttttgctgctgctgctactatatatacagtactactactactactactactacagtcaaTATTACAACCATTACATCTATAACAActgtgctactactattacaacagctactgccaccaccactaccccaataataataataataataataataataataataataataataataatgcacacAACAAGTCATCCAACAAACTCCTATTAGGACAAAAGTTTGagacgcaaagagagagagagagagagagagagagagagagagagagagagagagagtgtgtgtgtgtgtgtgtgtgtgtgtgtgtgtgtgtgtgtgtgtgtgtgtgtgtgtgtgtgtgtgtgtgtgtgtgtgtgtgtgtgtgtgtgtgtgtgtgtgtccgtttaaTGGAGTAAACGATTagctgaagaaggaaaacaaagataaaatgtAATGATGTgacgcagaggaggaggaggaggaggagccttctactggtatttatctatttatgtctatctatatctatctatctgtctatctatctatctatctacctattttcattatatttgtctatttatcgatctacctatctctctctctctctctctctgcacctatTTTTCTTCAAGATGAACAAACAAAGTGACACAATAATAGCAGCATTTACCTGGTTTATCCTTCACTATCAACATGAAAACTTacgaaaaaacagaaaatacattgaaaaataatgaaaagtaataacaataatgaatctccttgtctttcttaactCTCCTTACCATCAATCACTATTACTCATTCAATTAGCGAAGGATTTGATAGAATACAGGGATACAAATCTACAAAACTTTATTATTAGCATCAGGCACTTTTAAaagacatggtataaaaaagtacaaaaaggaTAAAATGTAGTACACCAATAATGACCTAATGACACTAAAAGAACAGCAGTACTTAAAAATTGGGTGAATAATGTTATATATCCTAATTCCTAGTTCTGCATTTGATGAAGtcgaaaaaaaaagggtgaaacGAGAATGGAATGATATAAtttgtgtctttttcttgtGAAGGTGTGGAATGTAatgggtgaaggtggtggtggtggtggtggtggtgttaatgggaGTGATGTGGAATGAAGTGGAAACCAGTGGAAATATggtgtggatgatgatgatgatggagtgtgtgatggtggtggtgttctagtCATtagtgagatgatgatgatgatgatgatgatgatgatgatgatgataaaaacgatggtggtgctgttagtggtggtggtggtggtggtggtggtggcattacaGATCACTGTACTGATGTGATGGTTTGTCTTCCTGTCAGGAATGATAAATACTTATATTTGCATCACAGCTCCTAGTGTTATGACATCtgggtgctggtgttggtgatgttgtTACTCTGACAGCTCACCAACACCGAATTGGGAAACCTTTTgagaatgaataacaaaattacttttatttattgttcggCAAAATTTTGATTCAACCAGCAATGATTCGACACAGTATGATAACTGGAGGTTAATTTCAGTGGCTTATGAATGAACGCATGACATACTGGTGACAGGAATTTCAGGAGAATTATCAACACCAGCAAAGCAAAGCATCAAATCATTCCCAAAGGAGTCCCGGATCCAACCCGCGGTGCCGGCCTGTGTGGTGACGACTCAGCGGCGGCCCTTGCTTTTCTTTGGACTGACACTCTGGCCACGGATGTTCTCAATGCGCTTCCTCTGAATCTTCTGAGACATTTTTGCCTTCACTTGAACCACCTCTAGGGCGAGTTCAGCCAGCGTGGGCCGCAGCTCAGGGTTCACCATGGCGCAGCGAGACATGACGGGTGCCAGCAGCTTCTTGAACAGCGGGAACTTGGCGTAATGCACCACGTCGCCTATCATCACCCCCAGGCTGAACACATCACTGGCGCTGCCCAGGGGCAGTCCCTTGAACATCTCAGGGGACCGGAATGAGGAATATTTCTTCAGGGCGTTGGGGTTTATCCCGAAGAACTCAAAGTTGAAGGGTGCACCGATCCGCGTGGCCAACCCATAGTCAATGATATGGAGGGAGGGGCGAGGGTTTGGGCCCTGGACCATGATGTTGCTGCCCTTCAGGTCGTTGTGGAGGAAGCCTATGAGGTGGATTTCACTAAGTAGCTGGGCAATGACCACGATGGAATCCAGAAACCCACCGACCGTACAGTGGCGCTCCACGAAGTCATCGTAGGTGCGGCCAGAGTGAGCCAGGAGGATGGCTGGTGGATGAAAGCAGACAGCCATGACGCGTGGCGCCCCGCCCGTGCCGTTCAGCTCGGCGGTGACGCGGGCCTCCCACAACATCTGCTTCACGTTCTCCTCGCACTTCAGGACCTTCTTGATGGTCTTCATGCCGTTGCAGGATACGATGGTAGTACATCCGAAGCTGCCCTCAGCCAGCGGTCTGACCACCTCCAAGGCGTCCATGTCCTCAGCACTGATGAATGGCACTCGCGCACGCAGGAACTCCACGTCATCATTGTATATCTCATGGTTCACTTGACTATCCACGACATCAGCCCCGTCACTACCGATCCTCGCCTCAACCTTGCCGGCGACAGGCGCGGCTTCCACAGCGTCCATGGTGGAGGCAGTCCTGGTCTGGTGGGGAATGGTTCAGGGATGAATATCAGAGAGACTCAGGCCGCCATCATAGAGCACGCTGGCTCTGCACCTCAGGCTGCTCAAGATATTTTCTGTTGCACACTGGTTATGACCTTCACTCCTGATGCCGCGTCAATTATCGTACTGCATTAATtactattcaccaccaccaccaccaccaccaccgttatcaTCACAATCACAATCACCGCATTTATTTCTTCAGGTCACAT is drawn from Portunus trituberculatus isolate SZX2019 chromosome 44, ASM1759143v1, whole genome shotgun sequence and contains these coding sequences:
- the LOC123518754 gene encoding mitogen-activated protein kinase kinase kinase 1-like, which codes for MVATQAALRSVTAAEVNTCFSSLGTPAPHSVPRPGPPTHLRAQFTSYSSFVMSGVGDSVVMDLLGLESEVTRTASTMDAVEAAPVAGKVEARIGSDGADVVDSQVNHEIYNDDVEFLRARVPFISAEDMDALEVVRPLAEGSFGCTTIVSCNGMKTIKKVLKCEENVKQMLWEARVTAELNGTGGAPRVMAVCFHPPAILLAHSGRTYDDFVERHCTVGGFLDSIVVIAQLLSEIHLIGFLHNDLKGSNIMVQGPNPRPSLHIIDYGLATRIGAPFNFEFFGINPNALKKYSSFRSPEMFKGLPLGSASDVFSLGVMIGDVVHYAKFPLFKKLLAPVMSRCAMVNPELRPTLAELALEVVQVKAKMSQKIQRKRIENIRGQSVSPKKSKGRR